Proteins from a single region of Aureibacter tunicatorum:
- the rimP gene encoding ribosome maturation factor RimP: MENSSLKDRIAEKVNELITDPTYFLVDVIITGDGGKKKVLILIDGDQGVNVDECGRISRQLGAYLEEEDLISTAYRLEVSSFGLDYPLMLKRQYIKNIGRKVKVKLAGSSDEPIVGLLEASDEDTIKVLKDGKTKKDPKESITIPFEEILTTNILIQF; this comes from the coding sequence ATGGAAAATAGTTCATTAAAAGATCGTATTGCCGAGAAGGTAAATGAGTTGATCACCGACCCAACATATTTTTTGGTTGACGTGATTATCACAGGAGATGGAGGAAAAAAGAAGGTCTTGATTTTAATTGATGGAGATCAAGGCGTGAATGTAGACGAGTGCGGGAGAATAAGCCGCCAATTGGGAGCTTATCTGGAAGAAGAAGATTTGATTTCGACTGCATATAGGCTGGAAGTGTCTTCTTTTGGGTTGGATTACCCGCTAATGCTTAAAAGGCAATACATTAAGAACATTGGCCGCAAGGTGAAGGTTAAGTTGGCAGGAAGCTCTGACGAGCCGATTGTCGGTTTGCTGGAAGCAAGTGATGAGGACACTATAAAAGTACTTAAGGATGGGAAAACGAAAAAAGATCCGAAAGAATCGATTACGATCCCATTCGAAGAAATTTTGACAACGAATATTTTGATCCAATTTTAG